The Petropleomorpha daqingensis genome includes a window with the following:
- a CDS encoding CpaF family protein produces MPRPPVPVPPPPTDALTRLKDRVGKALFERVGSRMNDPSLGEAALRALVLAELDAVVDEEKVPLSAEERQRLTAELADDALGLGPLQRLLDDGSVTEIMVNGPENIYVEKDGRLTRTAARFTSEEHLRRVIDRIVSKVGRRIDESSPLVDARLSDGSRVNAIIPPLAFSGSTLTIRKFSKDPFTVEDLLGFGTLSPEMAELLRACVEARLNVIVSGGTGTGKTTLLNVLSSFIPEDERIVTIEDAVELQLQQEHVVRLESRPPNIEGKGAITIRDLVRNSLRMRPDRIVVGECRGGESLDMLQAMNTGHDGSLSTVHANSPRDAIARLETLVLMAGMDLPLRAIREQIASAVDVVVQLTRLRDGTRRVTHVTEVQGMEGETVTLQDAFLFDYSAGVDAAGRFLGKPVPTGVRPRFTDRFTELGIEISPRVFGMLQPPRPQRWG; encoded by the coding sequence GTGCCACGGCCGCCGGTGCCCGTGCCGCCACCGCCGACCGACGCGCTGACCCGGCTCAAGGACCGCGTCGGCAAGGCGCTGTTCGAGCGGGTCGGCAGCCGGATGAACGACCCGTCGCTGGGCGAGGCGGCCCTGCGCGCCCTCGTGCTGGCCGAGCTGGACGCCGTCGTCGACGAGGAGAAGGTGCCGCTCTCGGCCGAGGAGCGGCAGCGGCTGACCGCCGAGCTGGCCGACGACGCCCTGGGTCTGGGTCCGCTGCAGCGGCTGCTCGACGACGGCAGCGTCACCGAGATCATGGTGAACGGGCCGGAGAACATCTACGTCGAGAAGGACGGCCGGCTGACCCGCACGGCGGCCCGGTTCACCTCCGAGGAGCACCTGCGGCGGGTCATCGACCGGATCGTGTCCAAGGTGGGACGGCGGATCGACGAGAGCTCGCCGCTGGTCGACGCCCGCCTGTCCGACGGCTCGCGCGTGAACGCGATCATCCCGCCGCTGGCCTTCAGCGGGTCGACGCTGACCATCCGCAAGTTCTCGAAGGACCCGTTCACCGTCGAGGACCTGCTCGGCTTCGGCACGCTCTCGCCGGAGATGGCCGAGCTGCTGCGCGCGTGCGTCGAGGCCCGGCTCAACGTCATCGTCTCCGGGGGCACCGGCACCGGGAAGACGACGCTGCTCAACGTGCTGTCCTCGTTCATCCCGGAGGACGAGCGGATCGTCACCATCGAGGACGCCGTCGAGCTGCAGCTGCAGCAGGAGCACGTCGTCCGGCTGGAGTCGCGGCCGCCGAACATCGAGGGCAAGGGCGCGATCACCATCCGCGACCTGGTCCGCAACTCGCTGCGGATGCGGCCCGACCGGATCGTGGTCGGGGAGTGCCGTGGCGGGGAGTCCCTCGACATGCTGCAGGCGATGAACACCGGCCACGACGGCTCGCTGTCCACGGTGCACGCCAACTCGCCGCGGGACGCGATCGCGCGGCTGGAGACCCTCGTGCTCATGGCCGGCATGGACCTGCCGCTGCGGGCGATCCGCGAGCAGATCGCCTCGGCCGTCGACGTCGTCGTCCAGCTGACCCGGCTGCGCGACGGCACCCGGCGGGTCACCCACGTGACCGAGGTGCAGGGCATGGAGGGCGAGACGGTCACGCTGCAGGACGCCTTCTTGTTCGACTACTCGGCCGGCGTCGACGCGGCCGGCCGCTTCCTCGGCAAGCCGGTGCCCACCGGTGTGCGGCCGCGGTTCACCGACCGGTTCACCGAGCTCGGCATCGAGATCTCGCCCCGGGTCTTCGGCATGCTGCAGCCCCCGCGACCGCAGAGGTGGGGCTGA
- a CDS encoding baeRF2 domain-containing protein, whose protein sequence is MDLSFLEPVFTSSGPYATVCADVTHTTATADTELDLRVRAVAQKLTEQGAPEVVVEAVRGRLLEGNEGGVAGTWRGRAVVAAADGTVVLDQPLVDQPRQELAEWSPQPALLPVLTQLPGRVPHAVVVMDRVGADITVSGLDGEVEQEDVDGETFHLRKVKVGGWAHDHWQNSAEELWDRNAGQVADSISSYARRQGLDFVLVAGDVRARQHLLENAGDSWKDVVVQIEEGGRAAGADREPIERREAELVAEHEAHAEARAVERIEAASAHGLSVTGTSLVVEALRKNQVETLVLADPVDDETLYVGGSPLELGVDQGDLEALGSRERHAVPADRALVAAAVATKADVVVLPRAAMPGDIPVAAVLRYTDASTPGGANA, encoded by the coding sequence ATGGACCTGTCCTTCCTGGAACCCGTGTTCACCAGTTCCGGTCCCTACGCCACGGTCTGCGCCGACGTCACGCACACGACGGCGACCGCCGACACCGAGCTGGACCTGCGCGTCCGGGCGGTCGCCCAGAAGCTCACCGAGCAGGGCGCGCCGGAGGTGGTCGTCGAGGCGGTGCGCGGCCGCCTGCTCGAGGGCAACGAGGGCGGTGTGGCCGGCACCTGGCGGGGCCGGGCGGTCGTGGCAGCCGCCGACGGCACGGTGGTGCTGGACCAGCCGCTGGTCGACCAGCCCCGGCAGGAGCTCGCGGAGTGGTCGCCGCAGCCGGCGCTGCTGCCGGTGCTCACCCAGCTGCCCGGCCGGGTCCCGCACGCGGTCGTGGTCATGGACCGCGTCGGCGCCGACATCACGGTCAGCGGTCTGGACGGCGAGGTGGAGCAGGAGGACGTCGACGGCGAGACGTTCCACCTCCGCAAGGTCAAGGTCGGCGGCTGGGCGCACGACCACTGGCAGAACAGCGCCGAGGAGCTGTGGGACCGCAACGCCGGTCAGGTCGCCGACTCGATCTCCTCCTACGCCCGCCGGCAGGGGCTGGACTTCGTGCTCGTCGCGGGCGACGTCCGCGCCCGGCAGCACCTGCTGGAGAACGCCGGGGACTCGTGGAAGGACGTCGTCGTCCAGATCGAGGAGGGCGGCCGCGCGGCCGGCGCCGACCGGGAGCCGATCGAGCGCCGCGAGGCGGAGCTGGTCGCCGAGCACGAGGCGCACGCCGAGGCCCGGGCGGTCGAGCGGATCGAGGCGGCCTCCGCGCACGGCCTGTCGGTCACCGGCACCTCGCTGGTGGTGGAGGCGCTGCGCAAGAACCAGGTGGAGACGCTCGTGCTCGCCGATCCGGTGGACGACGAGACGCTCTACGTCGGCGGTTCGCCGCTGGAGCTCGGCGTCGACCAGGGCGATCTCGAGGCCCTCGGCTCGCGGGAGCGGCACGCCGTCCCGGCCGACCGGGCGCTCGTGGCCGCGGCCGTCGCGACCAAGGCCGACGTCGTCGTCTTGCCCCGTGCCGCGATGCCGGGGGACATCCCGGTCGCCGCCGTCCTGCGTTACACCGATGCCTCGACCCCGGGAGGGGCGAACGCGTGA
- a CDS encoding type II secretion system F family protein produces the protein MSIPPLVLAAAGAVALAVPLLGWALLARTDPAAVAARDNLVRGYAPAAGGPSRTGPGAVSRLARALTPGGTLARLDRLLTTAGRPAGWPLPRVIAAKLVLAAVSGGLGALLVSAKPGLPIVLLMGAVTVVCWFVPDLLLLSRGQERQQAIGLELADTLDQMTIAVEAGLGFEAAMARTARNGKGALAEELVRTLQDIAVGQPRREAYLSLAERTGVPDLRRFVRAVVQADQYGISIADVLRTQAGEMRLKRRQRAEQKAMQIPVKVIFPLILCILPTLFIVLLAPAVMRIVEAFSH, from the coding sequence ATGAGCATCCCGCCTCTCGTCCTCGCCGCCGCCGGCGCGGTGGCCCTCGCCGTGCCCCTGCTCGGCTGGGCGCTCCTCGCCCGGACCGACCCCGCCGCGGTCGCCGCCCGCGACAACCTGGTGCGCGGCTACGCGCCGGCCGCCGGCGGGCCGAGCCGCACCGGGCCCGGCGCGGTCAGCCGGCTGGCCCGCGCCCTCACCCCCGGCGGCACCCTGGCCCGGCTCGACCGGCTGCTCACCACCGCGGGGCGTCCGGCCGGGTGGCCGCTGCCGCGGGTGATCGCGGCCAAGCTCGTGCTCGCCGCGGTGTCCGGGGGGCTCGGCGCGCTGCTGGTGTCCGCCAAGCCCGGCCTGCCGATCGTGCTGCTGATGGGCGCGGTGACGGTGGTGTGCTGGTTCGTGCCGGACCTGCTGCTGCTCAGCCGCGGCCAGGAGCGGCAGCAGGCGATCGGCCTCGAGCTCGCCGACACCCTCGACCAGATGACGATCGCCGTGGAGGCCGGGCTCGGCTTCGAGGCGGCGATGGCCCGCACCGCGCGCAACGGCAAGGGCGCGCTGGCCGAGGAGCTCGTGCGCACGCTGCAGGACATCGCGGTCGGCCAGCCGCGCCGGGAGGCGTACCTGTCGCTCGCCGAGCGCACCGGCGTGCCCGACCTGCGCCGCTTCGTGCGGGCCGTCGTCCAGGCCGACCAGTACGGCATCTCGATCGCCGACGTGCTGCGCACCCAGGCGGGGGAGATGCGGCTCAAGCGTCGTCAGCGGGCCGAGCAGAAGGCGATGCAGATCCCGGTCAAGGTGATCTTCCCGCTGATCCTCTGCATCCTGCCGACGCTGTTCATCGTGCTGCTGGCCCCGGCGGTCATGCGGATCGTCGAGGCCTTCAGCCACTGA
- a CDS encoding type II secretion system F family protein, with protein sequence MSPALLVAGLVAVTGALLLLALVVVPPGHGRVPLARLDPSVAPQSSALAGAGAAAGAAVEKVLARRGRLAAGQAALERAGVSMSLADVVLVTGLLTVGAGVLGALLGGPLLAALAVVVSPFGTRLWLSLKSARRRAAFADQLEDSLQLMASSLRAGHSVLRAVDSVAQEAAAPTSEEFARIVVETRVGRDLTAALDETAERMGSDDFSWVAQAIAIQREVGGNLAEVLDAVSGTIRERNAIRRQVKALAAEGKLSAIVLMALPFGVCLFISVTNPVYLSMFTSTPIGWLLLAVCCGLLVGGGLWLKKMVSIRF encoded by the coding sequence ATGTCGCCGGCGCTGCTGGTCGCCGGGCTGGTCGCGGTCACCGGTGCGCTGCTGCTGCTGGCGCTGGTCGTCGTCCCGCCGGGGCACGGGCGGGTGCCGCTGGCCCGCCTGGACCCGTCGGTCGCGCCGCAGTCCTCGGCGCTGGCCGGCGCGGGTGCCGCGGCCGGGGCGGCGGTGGAGAAGGTGCTCGCCCGCCGCGGCCGGCTCGCGGCCGGTCAGGCGGCCCTCGAGCGCGCCGGGGTGTCGATGAGCCTGGCCGACGTCGTCCTGGTCACCGGCCTGCTGACCGTGGGCGCGGGCGTGCTCGGCGCGCTGCTGGGCGGCCCCTTGCTGGCCGCACTGGCGGTCGTCGTCAGCCCGTTCGGGACCCGGCTCTGGCTGTCGCTGAAGTCGGCGCGGCGACGGGCCGCCTTCGCCGACCAGCTGGAGGACTCGCTGCAGCTGATGGCGAGCAGCCTGCGGGCCGGCCACAGCGTGCTGCGCGCGGTGGACTCGGTCGCCCAGGAGGCCGCCGCCCCGACGTCGGAGGAGTTCGCGCGGATCGTCGTCGAGACGCGGGTCGGCCGGGACCTCACCGCGGCGCTGGACGAGACCGCCGAGCGGATGGGCAGCGACGACTTCAGCTGGGTCGCCCAGGCCATCGCCATCCAGCGCGAGGTCGGCGGCAACCTCGCCGAGGTGCTCGACGCGGTGAGCGGGACGATCCGCGAGCGCAACGCGATCCGCCGCCAGGTCAAGGCGCTGGCCGCCGAGGGGAAGCTCTCGGCGATCGTGCTGATGGCGCTGCCGTTCGGCGTCTGCCTGTTCATCTCGGTGACCAACCCGGTCTACCTGTCGATGTTCACCTCGACCCCGATCGGCTGGCTGCTGCTCGCCGTCTGCTGCGGCCTGCTGGTCGGCGGCGGGCTGTGGCTCAAGAAGATGGTGAGCATCCGGTTCTGA
- a CDS encoding acyl-CoA thioesterase → MQLRWSDPDSYGHVNHARALGLLEDARLAMAAGSPSVAAGRQPDIILARLEVDYLRQLYYRAGERLCVRSWLTRIGTKSLTMRQELVQDDEVAIRLDAVLVVFDVAGDSSRPLTGEERSFWKRYLA, encoded by the coding sequence GTGCAGCTGCGCTGGTCCGACCCCGACTCGTACGGGCACGTCAACCACGCGCGGGCGCTCGGCCTGCTGGAGGACGCCCGGCTGGCGATGGCGGCCGGTTCGCCGTCGGTCGCCGCCGGGCGGCAGCCGGACATCATCCTGGCGAGGCTCGAGGTCGACTACCTGCGCCAGCTCTACTACCGGGCCGGCGAGCGGCTGTGCGTGCGCAGTTGGCTCACCCGGATCGGGACGAAGTCGCTGACCATGCGCCAGGAGCTGGTGCAGGACGACGAGGTGGCGATCCGCCTGGATGCCGTGCTCGTCGTCTTCGACGTCGCCGGCGACAGCTCCCGGCCGTTGACCGGCGAGGAGCGGAGCTTCTGGAAGCGCTACCTGGCATGA
- a CDS encoding alpha/beta fold hydrolase yields MSFFDGFELGHVDVGEGVRIRYRRGGDGPPVVLLHGHPRTHTTWYRVAPQLVAAGHTVVCPDVRGYGGSSAPPPAPDHAQASKRAMAHDVVAVLRELGHERFAVVGHDRGSYVAFRLAMDHPDVATHLAVLDSVPIGEALARADARFAAAWWHWFFFGAPEKPDRAILADPRSWYLHDRTAMGEENHDDFLRAIDDPATVVAMIEDYRAGLGVDRAHDDADRAAGRRVRCPTLVLWSARDDMEELYGDPTKVWADWTADLRGGGRIDSGHHMAEEAPDELAAALVEFLRPPKG; encoded by the coding sequence ATGAGCTTCTTCGACGGCTTCGAGCTCGGCCACGTCGACGTCGGCGAGGGCGTCCGGATCCGCTACCGGCGCGGCGGGGACGGGCCGCCGGTGGTGCTGCTGCACGGCCATCCGCGCACGCACACCACCTGGTACCGGGTGGCGCCGCAGCTGGTCGCGGCCGGGCACACCGTCGTCTGTCCCGACGTGCGCGGTTACGGCGGGTCGAGCGCACCACCGCCGGCGCCCGACCACGCCCAGGCGTCGAAGCGGGCGATGGCGCACGACGTGGTCGCGGTGCTGCGGGAGCTCGGGCACGAGCGGTTCGCCGTCGTCGGGCACGACCGCGGCAGCTACGTGGCGTTCCGGCTGGCGATGGACCACCCCGACGTCGCCACCCACCTGGCGGTGCTCGACAGCGTCCCGATCGGCGAGGCGCTGGCCCGCGCCGACGCCCGCTTCGCCGCCGCCTGGTGGCACTGGTTCTTCTTCGGGGCACCGGAGAAGCCGGATCGGGCGATCCTGGCCGATCCGCGGTCCTGGTACCTGCACGACCGCACGGCCATGGGGGAGGAGAACCACGACGACTTCCTGCGGGCGATCGACGACCCGGCCACCGTGGTCGCGATGATCGAGGACTACCGCGCCGGGCTCGGCGTCGACCGCGCCCACGACGACGCCGACCGGGCGGCGGGCAGGCGGGTCCGCTGCCCGACCCTGGTGCTGTGGTCGGCGCGCGACGACATGGAGGAGCTGTACGGCGACCCGACGAAGGTCTGGGCCGACTGGACGGCGGACCTCCGCGGCGGTGGCCGCATCGACAGCGGCCACCACATGGCCGAGGAGGCACCGGACGAGCTCGCCGCGGCGCTGGTCGAGTTCCTGCGTCCCCCGAAGGGCTGA